In Bacteroidales bacterium, the genomic window GATTGATATATATAAAATTCAATGAAGACGGAAGTATCCAGTCATCCGTTGATAAATTCTTCACCCCGGACCAGCTAAAAGAATGGGGAAATGTACTGAATGCCCAACCCGGGGACCTGATGTTGCTGATGGCCGGTAAACGTAAAAAAACCCTGACCCAGTTAAGCGAATTACGGCTGGAAATGGGTACCCGTTGCGGATTAAGGGATAAAGATACTTTTGTTCCCTTGTGGGTCATTGACTTCCCTCTGTTGGAATGGGATGATGAAACACAACGTTTTTATGCCATGCATCATCCGTTCACATCACCCAAGCCGGAAGATATCCAATATTTTGACACCGATCCCGGAAAGATCCGTGCAAATGCTTATGACTGCGTGATCAATGGCGTAGAGCTGGGTGGCGGATCGATCCGTATCCATGACGAACAACTGCAACAAACCATGTTCCGCGTACTGGGTTTTACCCCTGAACAAGCCGAATACCAGTTCGGATTCCTGATGAATGCTTTCAAATATGGCGCCCCGCCACACGGAGGCATTGCTTTCGGCTTTGACCGTCTGGTTTCTATGTTTGCGGGATTTGATAGCATCCGCGATGTGATTGCTTTCCCCAAAAACAATGCAGGCCGCGATGTCATGATCGACAGTCCGGCACTGATCTCGGAAGAGCAATTGAAAGAATTGGGATTAACCATTCATCTACCAGAAAAAGAATAATCCGGATCATGTGAATTCTTTTATTCAGGATAAAAAAACGCTCCGGCAATATATCCGGCATCTGAAAAGTAATCTTTCTGAGGAAGAAAAAAGACAGAAATCTGTATTTATCTGGAAACAGATAGAAGAAAAAGAATGTTTCCGGAATGCGGGAGTATTATTGTTATACTGGTCTATGTCCGACGAGGTGGATACCCATGATTTTATCATGCGCTGGCATCAGGAAAAAAAAATCGTTCTTCCTATAATTGAAGAAAATAACCTGAAATTAAAATGGTTCACCGGAACAGATACATTACGAAAGCATACTGCACTGGATCTTTACGAGCCTGACGGAACCGGATATGTATCGCTCACGGATATCGATATGGCCATTATTCCGGGTAT contains:
- a CDS encoding 5-formyltetrahydrofolate cyclo-ligase, translated to MNSFIQDKKTLRQYIRHLKSNLSEEEKRQKSVFIWKQIEEKECFRNAGVLLLYWSMSDEVDTHDFIMRWHQEKKIVLPIIEENNLKLKWFTGTDTLRKHTALDLYEPDGTGYVSLTDIDMAIIPGIAFDKKCHRMGRGKGYYDQLLATSDLYKIGVGFDFQLLDRIPFEEHDVLMDEIIVG